The following coding sequences lie in one Arachis hypogaea cultivar Tifrunner chromosome 4, arahy.Tifrunner.gnm2.J5K5, whole genome shotgun sequence genomic window:
- the LOC112795382 gene encoding transcription factor MYB16: MGRSPCCDKVGLKKGPWTPEEDQKLLAYIEEHGHGSWRALPAKAGLERCGKSCRLRWTNYLRPDIKRGKFSLQEEQAIIQLHALLGNRWSAIATHLPKRTDNEIKNYWNTHLKKRLTKMGIDPVTHKPRNDALVSGDGGHSKKVAANLSHMAQWESARLEAEARLVRESKLRSSQQHSLQIPNSITTFPSSSSSSSSAQAMIKLADESPITTTKDWTNNEDWLLRSNHESNGGGGMGNAELESPTSTLSFSENNASPAIIGENSNNNNVNVVVPMIEFVGATSGSYSENDGIIRSINVKEEGSEDHDHHHQHEWKDYDNNSSMGTFNPSLHELTMMTMESTWGSSSHHHQNHDHDDESLRTSGSNGAHVNVGDDDDDDDIAEEEDEELGFTNLLLNANNNNNPNHDNNELSLSSEGGGGDGSGGGGGGGESHNNDNGDSYEDKNYWNSILHLVDSSPSDSPIF; this comes from the exons ATGGGAAGATCACCATGTTGTGACAAAGTGGGTTTGAAGAAAGGACCATGGACACCAGAGGAAGATCAGAAGCTCTTAGCCTATATTGAAGAACATGGTCATGGAAGCTGGCGCGCTTTGCCAGCAAAAGCAG GGCTTGAAAGGTGTGGGAAGAGCTGCAGATTGAGATGGACAAATTATCTAAGGCCTGATATTAAGAGGGGAAAGTTCAGTTTGCAAGAAGAACAAGCCATCATTCAGCTTCATGCACTCTTAGGAAACAG GTGGTCAGCTATAGCCACACATTTGCCAAAGAGGACAGACAATGAGATAAAAAATTATTGGAACACACATCTCAAAAAAAGATTAACAAAAATGGGCATCGATCCTGTGACTCACAAGCCCAGAAACGATGCCCTAGTCTCTGGTGACGGCGGCCATTCAAAGAAGGTCGCCGCCAACCTCAGCCACATGGCTCAGTGGGAGAGTGCTAGGCTCGAAGCCGAAGCAAGGTTGGTTAGGGAATCAAAATTACGTTCATCACAACAACATTCATTGCAAATTCCAAATTCTATTACCACTTTTCCATCATCGTCTTCGTCTTCATCCTCAGCTCAAGCTATGATCAAATTAGCAGACGAATCTCCGATAACAACAACCAAAGATTGGACTAATAATGAAGATTGGTTATTGAGATCTAATCATGAAAGTAATGGTGGTGGTGGAATGGGAAATGCTGAACTTGAGTCACCAACATCTACATTATCATTCTCGGAGAACAACGCATCACCAGCAATAATTGGAGAaaatagcaacaataataatgttAATGTAGTGGTGCCTATGATTGAGTTTGTTGGAGCTACTTCAGGTTCATATTCTGAGAATGATGGAATTATTAGGAGTATAAACGTGAAGGAAGAAGGTAGTGAagatcatgatcatcatcatcaacatgaGTGGAAAGACTATGATAATAATTCTTCAATGGGAACTTTCAACCCTAGCTTGCATGAATTGACAATGATGACCATGGAATCCACGTGGGGaagttcttctcatcatcatcaaaatcatgatcatgatgatgaatCTCTTAGGACAAGTGGTAGTAATGGTGCACATGTTAatgttggtgatgatgatgacgatgatgatattgctgaagaagaagatgaagagttaGGGTTCACAAATCTTCTGCTGAatgctaataataataacaaccctAATCATGATAATAATGAATTAAGTTTGTCATCtgaaggtggtggtggtgatggtagtggtggtggtggtggtggtggagagtcTCATAACAATGACAATGGTGATTCCTATGAAGATAAGAACTATTGGAACAGCATTCTCCATTTGGTGGATTCTTCACCTTCTGATTCACCAatcttttga
- the LOC114927601 gene encoding uncharacterized protein — translation MAFQIGKKKERLQTHIGIHDSANNQAWRKCEALMKLKRHISAAIEKQSEQAKKNYQIHLTATIDCIRFLLRQGLAFRGNDEVDDSVNQGNFSELLNFLVQHNEEIDRALKNARGNLKLRAPSIQKDIVRAAASETTKVIVNDFGDELFATLVDEARDISIKEQMSVCLRYVNKEGQVREHFLGLVHVSNTNALSLKLALESLLETYNLSLSRVRGQGYDGTTSCKRRDMLRDSQMTKTIEALQSGEIASGRGLNQEIALKRVGDTRWGSHYGTILKLISLFPSVVNIFEYVEEDGNNSEQRAEACHLLNVIQSFEFIFNLHLMKNILGVTNELSQALQWNDQDIVNAMALVKCLSNGCKL, via the exons ATGGCTtttcaaattggaaaaaaaaaggagagattaCAAACTCATATTGGGATTCATGATAGTGCTAATAATCAAGCTTGGAGAAAATGTGAAGCACTTATGAAACTAAAACGACACATTAGTGCTGCTATTGAAAAACAATCTGAGCAAGCTAAAAAGAATTATCAAATTCATTTGACAGCCACAATTGATTGTATTAGATTTCTTTTGCGACAAGGATTGGCCTTTCGTGGTAATGATGAGGTAGATGATTCTGTTAATCAAGGAAATTTTTCGGAACTTCTAAACTTTCTTGTGCAACATAATGAAGAGATTGATCGTGCTTTAAAAAATGCTCGTGGAAATCTTAAGCTAAGAGCTCCCTCAATTCAAAAAGATATTGTAAGAGCTGCTGCAAGTGAAACGACAAAAGTTATTGTTAATGATTTTGGAGATGAATTGTTTGCTACTTTGGTTGATGAAGCCCGCGACATTTCTATTAAGGAGCAAATGTCAGTTTGTTTAAGATATGTGAATAAAGAAGGGCAAGTTAGAGAGCATTTTCTTGGTCTTGTTCATGTTTCTAATACTAATGCTTTATCTCTAAAATTAGCATTGGAGTCATTATTAGAAACATATAATTTAAGTTTATCAAGAGTACGTGGTCAAGGATATGATGGTACAA CTTCGTGTAAACGAAGAGATATGCTTCGTGATAGTCAGATGACTAAGACAATTGAAGCATTACAAAGTGGAGAAATTGCTAGTGGACGTGGTTTGAATCAAGAAATagctttgaaaagagttggaGATACTAGATGGGGTTCACACTATGGAACTATACTtaaattaatttctttgtttccttccGTGGtcaatatttttgaatatgttgaGGAAGATGGAAATAATTCAGAACAAAGAGCCGAAGCATGTCATTTATTGAATGTCATTCAATCATTTGAATTCATTTTTAACTTACACTTAATGAAAAATATCTTGGGAGTTACTAATGAATTATCTCAAGCATTACAATGGAATGATCAAGACATTGTAAATGCTATGGCATTGGTTAAGTGTCTAAGTAACGGTTGCAAACTATAA
- the LOC112795381 gene encoding uncharacterized protein: MDDIFVLPGRSRRKAQKISNLHHFQVEIFYHVVDRQLQELNNRFTEVNTELLLCIACLNPRQSFLAFDNEKLIQLARFYPLEFSSTQLLALDSQLENFILDVRSDDQFSNLNGIGALSQKLIETRKNIVYPLVLLKLALVLPVVTALVERTFYAMNIIKSRLRSRMGDEFLNDCLVTYIERETFDCIDNEKIIQSF; the protein is encoded by the coding sequence ATGGATGATATATTTGTATTACCAGGAAGATCAAGACGCAAAGCTCAAAAGATTTCAAATTTGCATCATTTTCAAGTTGAGATATTCTATCATGTAGTTGATagacaacttcaagaactcaacaatCGTTTTACAGAGGTGAATACTGAATTACTTCTTTGTATAGCTTGTCTGAATCCAAGACAATCATTTCTTGCGTTTGATAACGAGAAGTTAATCCAGTTAGCTCGATTCTATCCATTGGAATTTTCTTCTACTCAACTTTTGGCACTTGATAGTCAACTTGAGAACTTTATACTAGATGTGCGTTCTGATGATCAATTCTCAAACTTAAATGGGATTGGTGCTCTTTCTCAGAAATTGATTgagactcgaaaaaatattgtttatccaTTAGTTCTTTTGAAGTTAGCTTTAGTTTTGCCTGTAGTAACTGCATTAGTTGAAAGAACTTTTTATGCGATGAACATCATAAAGAGTCGGCTTCGCAGCCGTATGggagatgaatttttaaatgattgtttagtAACATACATAGAAAGAGAGACATTTGATTGTATTGACAATGAAAAGATTattcaatctttttaa
- the LOC112797809 gene encoding NAC domain-containing protein 92: MESMENVRMQREKDQKFELPSGFRFHPTDVELINYYLVKKVLDDKHFCSIAIADADMNKSEPWDLPGLAKMGETEWYFFSMKDRKYPTGQRTNRATEAGYWKATGKDKEISKENSKIGMKKTLVFYKGRAPRGEKTNWVMHEYRLEGNKSVYNLSQPERGEWVICRVFEKGNNGKRLNIAKLERLNSSGKEPLPLPKPTPLMPPLMDSSSSRTTPGELSQATCYSSDPNQADVQNNLHDDIVESRETPILNFSPASINEELIQIPNQIENPDYYTLPQENNGSIARQNQKSEFDADISSLIYNNDMFYRFFGNQEHSSSASADICNLWNY; this comes from the exons ATGGAATCAATGGAGAATGTTAGAATGCAAAGAGAGAAAGATCAGAAGTTCGAATTGCCGTCCGGCTTTCGATTTCATCCCACCGATGTAGAGCTCATAAATTACTACCTTGTTAAGAAGGTTCTTGATGATAAGCACTTCTGTTCTATAGCAATTGCTGATGCTGATATGAACAAGTCTGAGCCATGGGATTTACCCG GTTTAGCGAAAATGGGCGAAACAGAATGGTATTTTTTTAGTATGAAGGATAGAAAATACCCAACTGGCCAAAGGACTAATAGGGCGACCGAGGCCGGATATTGGAAGGCCACAGGCAAAGACAAGGAGATATCAAAGGAGAATTCAAAGATTGGGATGAAGAAGACCCTTGTTTTCTACAAAGGAAGAGCTCCAAGAGGTGAAAAGACTAATTGGGTCATGCATGAATATAGATTGGAAGGGAACAAATCTGTTTATAATCTGTCACAACCTGAAAGA GGTGAATGGGTTATATGCAGAGTATTTGAGAAGGGCAATAATGGAAAAAGACTGAATATTGCAAAGTTGGAGAGGCTCAACTCTTCGGGAAAGGAACCATTACCATTGCCAAAACCTACTCCTTTGATGCCTCCATTGATGGATTCTTCATCATCGAGAACCACCCCCGGCGAGTTATCTCAGGCGACGTGCTACTCCTCGGATCCAAATCAAGCCGATGTCCAGAACAATTTGCATGATGACATAGTTGAAAGCAGGGAAACTCCTATCTTGAACTTTTCCCCTGCTTCCATCAATGAAGAATTAATTCAGATTCCAAACCAAATTGAGAATCCGGATTATTATACTCTGCCTCAAGAAAACAACGGATCAATTGCAAGGCAGAATCAGAAATCAGAGTTTGATGCTGATATATCATCTTTGATTTACAACAATGACATGTTTTACAGGTTCTTTGGGAACCAAGAACATTCATCTTCAGCTTCCGCAGACATTTGCAACCTATGGAATTACTAG